From the genome of Hymenobacter cellulosilyticus, one region includes:
- a CDS encoding aspartate kinase codes for MQEPHSLQVYKFGGASVKDAAAIRNLTQIVREHTAGQQLLIVVSAMGKTTNALEEIFQRAFTGQDFSPQLELLRSFHTGVAQELFGPDAGEASQLTTLLDELSGQLADLRQQAPPADTYDQRYDQVISFGELLATCIVARALDAQWLDCRPLLRTDHTWREGRIDWPTTEWNVRDQLPALLQRGPVVTQGFLGGTPNGQTTTLGREGSDYTAAIFAYCLQAESVTIWKDVAGLLNADPKFFADTVRFPQISYQETIEMAYYGASVIHPKTIKPLAVRQIPLLVKSFLNPTAEGTRIGDGRHEPLAPAFIRKDGQCLISFESKDLTFISEENLEVIFGALAQVRLKINMMQNSAISFSVCTDFSAYRLEKLLSQLRDQFTIHYNTELELYTIKNYDKASLQRLTMGRELLLEQRSRQTFQFVCRSLPVEGLI; via the coding sequence ATGCAGGAACCCCATTCCCTCCAGGTATATAAGTTCGGCGGCGCCTCGGTAAAAGACGCGGCCGCCATCCGGAATCTAACCCAAATCGTGCGGGAACACACGGCCGGGCAGCAGCTTCTCATCGTGGTTTCAGCTATGGGCAAAACCACTAATGCCCTGGAGGAAATCTTTCAGCGGGCTTTTACCGGGCAGGACTTTTCGCCCCAGCTTGAGTTGCTGCGCAGCTTCCACACCGGGGTGGCCCAGGAGCTGTTCGGGCCCGACGCGGGGGAAGCAAGTCAGCTGACCACCCTGCTGGACGAACTGAGCGGGCAGCTGGCGGATCTGCGCCAGCAAGCTCCCCCAGCCGACACCTACGACCAGCGCTACGACCAAGTCATCAGCTTCGGCGAACTGCTAGCCACCTGCATCGTAGCCCGGGCTCTGGACGCGCAGTGGCTCGACTGCCGCCCCCTGCTGCGCACCGACCACACCTGGCGGGAGGGCCGCATCGACTGGCCCACGACCGAGTGGAACGTGCGCGACCAGCTGCCCGCTTTGCTGCAGCGTGGGCCGGTCGTGACCCAGGGTTTTCTGGGTGGCACGCCGAATGGGCAGACTACCACACTAGGCCGAGAAGGCTCCGATTATACGGCCGCCATTTTTGCCTACTGCCTGCAGGCTGAGTCGGTCACCATCTGGAAAGACGTAGCCGGTTTGCTCAACGCCGACCCCAAGTTTTTTGCCGACACGGTGCGGTTTCCGCAGATCAGCTACCAGGAAACCATCGAAATGGCGTACTACGGAGCGTCAGTTATTCACCCCAAAACCATCAAGCCCCTGGCCGTGCGGCAGATTCCGCTGCTGGTCAAGTCGTTTCTGAACCCCACGGCCGAGGGCACGCGCATCGGCGACGGGCGGCACGAGCCCCTGGCGCCAGCCTTTATCCGCAAGGACGGGCAGTGCCTGATTTCGTTTGAATCAAAGGATCTGACCTTTATTTCGGAGGAGAATCTGGAAGTGATTTTTGGGGCTCTAGCCCAGGTGCGGCTCAAAATCAACATGATGCAGAACTCGGCCATTTCCTTTTCGGTCTGCACCGACTTTTCCGCCTACCGCCTGGAGAAGCTACTGAGCCAGCTGCGCGACCAGTTCACGATTCACTACAACACGGAGCTGGAGCTCTACACCATCAAGAACTACGATAAGGCCAGTTTGCAGCGGCTCACGATGGGCCGGGAGCTGCTGCTCGAGCAGCGCAGCCGCCAGACCTTCCAGTTTGTATGCCGGAGCCTGCCTGTGGAAGGCCTGATCTAG
- the fbp gene encoding class 1 fructose-bisphosphatase — protein MDHNKLALPVGTTLDRFIMRKQEDFPYATGELSQLLRDIALAAKIVNREINRSGLIDIAGAYGNQNVQGEDQQKLDVIANIRFIRALRNGGEVCTIISEEDEDMIQTGNNQGKYVVAIDPLDGSSNIDVNVSIGTIFSIYRRVSATGSEGTEQDCLQTGTHQVAAGYVIYGSSTMLVYTTGNGVNGFTYENSLGEFFLSHPNISTPKTGAIYSINEGSSEFFSEGTAAFVAHCKQQGYSARYIGSLVADFHRNLLKGGIYMYPATKKAPNGKLRLMYECNALAFIVEQAGGKSSNGRSRTMEIEPKGLHDRSPLFIGSTELVEKAEEFLTAEYSDAVASL, from the coding sequence ATGGACCACAACAAACTGGCTCTCCCCGTCGGTACCACCCTCGACCGATTCATCATGCGCAAGCAGGAGGACTTCCCCTACGCCACCGGGGAGCTCTCCCAGCTGCTGCGTGATATTGCCTTGGCAGCCAAGATTGTCAACCGCGAAATCAACCGCTCTGGCCTCATCGACATTGCCGGCGCCTATGGCAACCAGAACGTGCAGGGCGAAGACCAGCAGAAGCTCGACGTCATTGCCAACATTCGCTTTATCCGGGCCCTGCGCAACGGGGGCGAGGTCTGCACCATCATTTCCGAGGAAGACGAGGACATGATTCAGACCGGCAACAACCAGGGCAAGTACGTGGTAGCCATCGACCCCCTGGACGGCTCCTCGAACATTGACGTGAACGTCAGCATCGGCACCATTTTCAGCATCTACCGCCGCGTCTCGGCCACGGGCTCCGAAGGCACCGAACAGGACTGCCTGCAAACCGGGACCCATCAGGTAGCCGCCGGCTACGTAATTTACGGCTCGAGTACCATGCTGGTGTACACCACCGGCAACGGCGTGAATGGCTTTACCTACGAAAACTCCCTGGGTGAATTCTTCCTCTCGCACCCCAACATCAGCACGCCCAAAACCGGCGCTATTTATTCCATCAACGAAGGCAGTTCGGAGTTTTTCTCGGAAGGCACCGCTGCCTTTGTGGCCCACTGCAAGCAGCAGGGCTACTCGGCCCGCTACATTGGCTCGTTGGTAGCCGATTTTCACCGCAACCTGCTCAAGGGCGGGATCTATATGTATCCGGCGACCAAGAAAGCGCCCAACGGTAAGCTGCGCCTTATGTACGAGTGCAACGCCCTGGCCTTTATCGTGGAGCAAGCCGGGGGCAAGTCCAGCAACGGCCGCAGCCGCACCATGGAAATCGAGCCCAAAGGCCTGCACGACCGGAGCCCGCTCTTCATTGGCTCAACGGAGCTCGTGGAGAAGGCCGAAGAGTTTCTGACCGCCGAGTATTCCGACGCTGTAGCTTCGCTCTAA
- a CDS encoding DUF5606 family protein, whose protein sequence is MPYDLKEIAAISGMPGLYRLVRPTRAGVIVESLDERGTRSVASARNKVSLLQEISIYTQDYDQTIPLTEVFDRIYQKFGTDLTVTNKSDDRELATFMGEVIPDYDRQRVYMSDIKKLVSWYKAVSSRLQYQAADAEQPAEATEEASEAQPKSDNQTATKESTEAGTQQETPAADEALSTAGIIPTEADANAAGNPEAGTDTPSKKSK, encoded by the coding sequence ATGCCCTACGACCTCAAGGAAATTGCCGCAATCAGTGGAATGCCCGGTCTGTATCGCCTGGTGCGTCCTACCCGAGCCGGCGTCATTGTAGAGTCGCTTGATGAACGCGGCACCCGCTCCGTAGCCTCGGCGCGCAACAAAGTTTCGCTGCTGCAGGAGATTTCCATTTACACCCAGGACTACGACCAAACCATTCCGCTGACGGAGGTATTCGACCGGATTTACCAGAAGTTCGGTACCGATCTGACCGTTACCAACAAGTCGGATGACCGGGAACTGGCCACGTTCATGGGCGAGGTGATTCCTGACTACGATCGGCAGCGCGTGTACATGTCGGATATCAAAAAACTGGTATCGTGGTACAAAGCCGTGAGCAGCCGCCTGCAATACCAGGCTGCCGACGCGGAGCAGCCTGCGGAGGCCACGGAGGAAGCTTCCGAAGCCCAGCCAAAGTCCGACAACCAAACCGCTACCAAGGAGTCGACTGAGGCAGGCACCCAGCAGGAAACGCCTGCCGCCGATGAGGCACTGAGCACGGCCGGAATTATCCCGACCGAGGCAGACGCTAATGCAGCCGGTAACCCGGAAGCTGGCACGGATACGCCATCGAAAAAGAGCAAGTAG
- a CDS encoding energy transducer TonB, producing MKKIPFILALGLLAGTSTAYAQKTKVKVKTDGPVPEAAAPATEAAPAAAAAPAPGRVGKQIPVAEYYEGGQEAMYAFIEKELKYPVMARRNRIQGTCIVSFTLNTDGTMTGHKLVKNIGGGCGEEALRVARLLKFNKPGYAVLTSLPIVFKLSARARRLRPLPSNI from the coding sequence ATGAAAAAAATCCCATTTATTCTGGCCCTGGGCCTTCTCGCCGGTACGTCAACGGCCTATGCTCAAAAAACGAAGGTTAAAGTAAAAACCGACGGTCCTGTGCCCGAGGCCGCAGCCCCCGCTACGGAGGCTGCTCCGGCGGCTGCGGCCGCGCCTGCACCCGGCCGCGTAGGCAAACAGATTCCGGTAGCCGAATACTACGAAGGTGGTCAGGAAGCTATGTATGCCTTTATTGAAAAAGAACTGAAGTATCCGGTTATGGCGCGCCGCAACCGGATTCAGGGCACATGCATCGTGAGCTTCACCCTGAACACGGACGGCACGATGACGGGGCACAAGCTAGTTAAAAACATTGGCGGCGGCTGCGGCGAGGAAGCGTTGCGCGTGGCCCGCCTGCTCAAGTTTAACAAGCCTGGCTATGCCGTCCTGACCAGCCTGCCCATCGTATTTAAGCTGTCCGCCCGGGCAAGGAGGCTGCGGCCCCTACCGAGTAACATTTGA
- the yihA gene encoding ribosome biogenesis GTP-binding protein YihA/YsxC, whose amino-acid sequence MIIREAKFMMSNSRVDQCPPPTLPEYAFIGRSNVGKSSLINMLTGHKGLAKTSSLPGKTQLINHFLINDNWYLVDLPGYGYAKVSKDSRATWGKMINYYMRNRENLACVFVLIDSRHSPLAPDLEFMEMLGAEGIPFVMVFTKADKQSSSRTQQNITAYLQKMQQSWDELPRHFITSAEEKTGREEVLGFIEEINQQLAQQAENA is encoded by the coding sequence ATGATTATCCGCGAAGCGAAATTTATGATGAGCAATTCGCGCGTTGACCAGTGTCCGCCGCCGACTTTGCCCGAATATGCCTTTATTGGCCGTTCCAACGTAGGAAAATCATCGTTAATTAATATGCTCACGGGCCACAAGGGCTTGGCCAAAACCTCTTCCTTACCCGGTAAGACGCAATTAATCAATCATTTCTTAATTAATGACAATTGGTACCTGGTCGATTTGCCCGGCTATGGCTACGCCAAAGTCAGTAAGGACTCGCGGGCAACCTGGGGCAAGATGATCAATTATTATATGCGCAATCGGGAAAACCTGGCCTGCGTATTTGTGCTGATCGATTCGCGCCATTCTCCCTTAGCACCCGATCTAGAATTTATGGAAATGCTCGGCGCAGAGGGCATTCCCTTTGTAATGGTTTTTACCAAAGCCGATAAGCAATCCAGCTCCCGGACTCAACAGAACATCACGGCGTACCTGCAAAAGATGCAGCAAAGCTGGGACGAGTTACCGCGTCATTTTATTACATCGGCCGAGGAGAAAACGGGCCGTGAAGAAGTGCTCGGCTTTATCGAGGAAATAAACCAGCAATTAGCCCAGCAAGCGGAGAATGCGTAG
- a CDS encoding OmpA family protein, whose protein sequence is MLSGRTYQVAVSKDGKSIETQEFAVPVSTSDSTVIEKNFYVPYVDTTSIAGANFKKIYFDTDKYKLRPESIKELNNISGILKANPGLNISIEGHCDSRNTDEYNIVLGQNRADAAYNYLKKSGVAETRLTTVSYGERRPAATNDSPENMQLNRRVEFRPILKEGEAMPTLNPAASGASSTGSGTRTSSGASGNNPGSGLVPGKTKVKMADGTKVKTKVDEDDDKVKVKAKGAAGEESKTKTKNGTIDAKTKDANGEKTKVKTDND, encoded by the coding sequence GTGCTTTCGGGCCGTACCTACCAGGTAGCCGTTTCGAAGGATGGCAAGAGCATTGAGACGCAGGAGTTTGCCGTTCCGGTATCGACCAGCGACTCGACCGTCATCGAGAAGAACTTCTACGTGCCGTATGTTGATACTACCAGCATTGCCGGCGCCAACTTCAAAAAGATCTACTTCGACACCGACAAGTATAAGCTGCGTCCCGAGTCGATTAAGGAGCTGAACAACATCAGCGGTATTCTGAAGGCTAACCCCGGTCTGAATATCTCGATTGAAGGTCACTGCGACTCGCGCAACACGGATGAGTACAACATTGTACTGGGTCAGAACCGCGCCGATGCTGCCTACAACTACCTGAAGAAAAGCGGCGTTGCTGAAACCCGCCTGACTACGGTTAGCTACGGGGAGCGTCGTCCGGCCGCTACCAACGATTCGCCCGAGAACATGCAGCTTAACCGCCGCGTCGAGTTCCGTCCGATTCTGAAGGAAGGCGAGGCCATGCCAACGCTGAACCCCGCCGCCAGCGGCGCATCTTCTACGGGCAGCGGTACACGCACCTCTTCCGGCGCTTCGGGCAACAACCCCGGCTCGGGCTTGGTACCCGGCAAGACCAAGGTAAAGATGGCCGACGGCACCAAGGTGAAAACCAAGGTGGACGAGGATGACGACAAAGTAAAAGTGAAAGCCAAAGGCGCGGCCGGCGAAGAATCGAAGACCAAAACCAAAAATGGTACGATTGACGCCAAAACCAAAGATGCCAATGGCGAGAAGACCAAAGTGAAGACGGACAACGACTAA